From one Coffea eugenioides isolate CCC68of chromosome 11, Ceug_1.0, whole genome shotgun sequence genomic stretch:
- the LOC113754474 gene encoding autophagy-related protein 101-like isoform X1, with the protein MNCEVCQLKELVSLGPPEPRQEVEHFEVREVLRCILHTILFHRALGLVRPKDVDLELFDITYVQCGDVEHEKKIDEKIDHFIDRVEKHPNKKNQICLSFYEVKNKQATWFTNKVERHYWEQWYINLNTVQHPKTHSGKSHHSKVVVDPGETASEERNARRTALESSLREVLFQIIKFVNEKKDHVPPIPNLDGVSFPYEITISSSSDSAFGMDMLKRMLQTGHPTMLS; encoded by the exons ATGAATTGCGAAGTTTGCCAGCTTAAAGAACTGGTAAGCCTTGGACCACCAGAACCTCGCCag GAAGTGGAGCACTTTGAGGTACGCGAAGTTTTGCGAT GCATTCTACACACTATTTTATTCCACAGAGCTTTAGGTCTTGTGCGGCCGAAGGATGTTGACTTGGAGCTCTTTGACATCACTTAT GTACAGTGTGGTGATGTTGAACATGAAAAGAAAATAGATGAGAAGATTGACCACTTCATTGACAGGGTGGAGAAGCACCCCAATAAGAAAAATCAG ATATGTTTGTCTTTCTATGAAGTTAAGAACAAACAGGCAACATGGTTTACTAACAAAGTTGAGCGTCACTACTGGGAGCAATGGTACATAAATTTGAATACAGTACAACATCCAAAGACACATTCTGGGAAGTCTCATCACTCCAAAGTAGTAGTTGATCCAGGAG AAACTGCCTCAGAGGAGAGGAATGCTCGTCGGACAGCGCTAGAATCATCTCTCCGTGAAGTTTTATTTCAGATAATAAAATTTGTAAATgagaagaaggatcatgttccCCCAATTCCAAATCTTGATGGTGTCTCATTTCCTTACGAGATTACTATCTCAAG TTCATCAGATTCTGCATTTGGGATGGATATGTTGAAGAGGATGCTTCAGACTGGGCATCCAACCATGCTCAGCTGA
- the LOC113754474 gene encoding autophagy-related protein 101-like isoform X2 codes for MNCEVCQLKELEVEHFEVREVLRCILHTILFHRALGLVRPKDVDLELFDITYVQCGDVEHEKKIDEKIDHFIDRVEKHPNKKNQICLSFYEVKNKQATWFTNKVERHYWEQWYINLNTVQHPKTHSGKSHHSKVVVDPGETASEERNARRTALESSLREVLFQIIKFVNEKKDHVPPIPNLDGVSFPYEITISSSSDSAFGMDMLKRMLQTGHPTMLS; via the exons ATGAATTGCGAAGTTTGCCAGCTTAAAGAACTG GAAGTGGAGCACTTTGAGGTACGCGAAGTTTTGCGAT GCATTCTACACACTATTTTATTCCACAGAGCTTTAGGTCTTGTGCGGCCGAAGGATGTTGACTTGGAGCTCTTTGACATCACTTAT GTACAGTGTGGTGATGTTGAACATGAAAAGAAAATAGATGAGAAGATTGACCACTTCATTGACAGGGTGGAGAAGCACCCCAATAAGAAAAATCAG ATATGTTTGTCTTTCTATGAAGTTAAGAACAAACAGGCAACATGGTTTACTAACAAAGTTGAGCGTCACTACTGGGAGCAATGGTACATAAATTTGAATACAGTACAACATCCAAAGACACATTCTGGGAAGTCTCATCACTCCAAAGTAGTAGTTGATCCAGGAG AAACTGCCTCAGAGGAGAGGAATGCTCGTCGGACAGCGCTAGAATCATCTCTCCGTGAAGTTTTATTTCAGATAATAAAATTTGTAAATgagaagaaggatcatgttccCCCAATTCCAAATCTTGATGGTGTCTCATTTCCTTACGAGATTACTATCTCAAG TTCATCAGATTCTGCATTTGGGATGGATATGTTGAAGAGGATGCTTCAGACTGGGCATCCAACCATGCTCAGCTGA